The following proteins are co-located in the Halarcobacter sp. genome:
- a CDS encoding DUF234 domain-containing protein, producing the protein MQTALNYFAVFGGLDVKIDITKPLRTLIIRHILDEYYEIQDSISKLTKNSAPYHKILTGIALGDRRVNSAFKRADIEYDEGIKSLYELEELNIIQTETSMDFLTNQFEENEVADKLLFTAPFLRFWFAFVSPLYRGIAREDYDECFDRFNNYQNEFMNLVFEQLCHEYVKTIFSEDELEDIGRYWDEDDNQIDLLAQTQSGKIIIGSCRYTNSKMKKTELTRLKELCESLDIVPDEVMLFSKSGFTNEVKEQKGQGLRLFTVKSLKGLLIV; encoded by the coding sequence ATGCAAACAGCTTTAAACTATTTTGCTGTATTTGGTGGTCTTGATGTAAAAATAGATATAACAAAACCATTAAGAACACTAATAATAAGACATATTTTAGATGAATATTATGAGATTCAAGATAGCATCTCTAAGCTTACAAAAAATAGTGCCCCATATCATAAGATATTAACAGGGATAGCTTTAGGTGATAGAAGAGTAAATTCAGCTTTTAAAAGAGCAGATATTGAATATGATGAGGGGATAAAAAGTCTTTATGAGTTGGAAGAGTTAAATATAATTCAAACAGAAACCTCAATGGACTTTTTAACAAATCAATTTGAAGAAAATGAAGTTGCAGATAAACTACTTTTTACCGCACCATTTTTAAGATTTTGGTTCGCTTTTGTTTCACCTTTATATAGAGGGATAGCAAGAGAAGATTATGATGAATGTTTTGATAGATTTAATAATTATCAAAATGAGTTTATGAATTTGGTTTTTGAACAACTTTGTCATGAATATGTAAAAACAATCTTTAGTGAAGATGAGCTAGAAGATATAGGAAGATATTGGGATGAAGATGATAATCAAATAGACCTATTGGCTCAAACTCAAAGTGGAAAAATCATAATAGGTTCATGTAGATATACAAACTCAAAGATGAAAAAAACAGAACTTACAAGATTAAAAGAGTTGTGTGAGAGTTTAGATATTGTACCTGATGAGGTAATGTTATTTTCAAAATCAGGGTTTACAAATGAAGTAAAAGAGCAAAAAGGTCAAGGTCTTAGACTTTTTACAGTTAAAAGTTTAAAAGGACTTTTGATAGTTTAA